CCTGGGCGCTGCTGGAACGCACCGGTCTGGCCGCGCACGCCGACAAGGCCGCGCATGAGCTGACGCTGCTGCAGGACAAGCGGCTGGAGGTGGCGCGCGCCCTGGCGACGAACCCCAGCGTGCTGCTGCTGGACGAGGTGATGGCGGGCCTGCGTCCCGGCGAGGCTCAGGAGGCCGTCGCTCTGGTGCGCGGCGTGCGCGACAGCGGGGTGAGCGTGCTGTTCATCGAGCACATCATGCCGGTCGTGCGGGATCTGGCCGACCGGGTGGTCGTGATGGATCAGGGGCAGGTGCTCGCGCAGGGCACGTACCGCGAGGTGACCGCCGACCCACGCGTGGTCAGCGCGTACCTGGGCACCGAGGAAGGATTACAGGCATGACAGGAATTGCGGTGAGTCGGAGACGAACCCGACCGGACCTGCAAGGCTGCGCAGCAGAGGGAGAAGCGATGATGAACGGACTTCAGGAGATGGACGGACTTCCGGTGGTGTTCCGGAAGGTCGGGAATCGGATGAATCCGGTATGACCGACACACTGAATCGGACGGCCCCCGCGTCGAATGACGTGGGGCAGGAATTACGTATCGAGGGTCTGGCTGCCGGGTACGGGAAGGTGCAGGTGTTGTGGGACGTCTCGCTGCACGCCGCGCCGGGCGAGTTCGTGGCAGTGATCGGCGCGAACGGGGCGGGCAAAACGACCACGCTACGCGCCGTGAGTGGCGTCGTGAAGCCCACGGCGGGCCGTATCACGCTGGGTGGCGTGGACATCACGCGGGCCGAACCGAGCCGCGTGGTGGCGCTGGGCCTGGGGCACGTCCCGGAGGGCCGCGAGTTGTTCCCGCACATGACGGTGCGCGAGAACCTGGAGCTGGGCGCGGCCATGAGTGCCGCCGCCCGCGCGCGCGCCGCCGAGACACTGGGCGAGGTCTACGCGCTGTTCCCCCGCCTTCAGGAACGGGCGGGGCAGCTGGCAGGCACGCTGTCCGGTGGGGAGCAGCAGATGGTCGCGGTGGGCCGCGCGCTGATGGCCCGCCCCAGTGTGCTGGTCGTGGACGAACCCAGCCTGGGCCTGTCGCCGTTGATGACCCAGACGGTGTTCGAGGCGTTGAAGGCCGTGAACGCGCGGGGCGTGACGGTTGTGCTGGTCGAGCAGAACGTGAACCTCAGCCTGAAACTGGCTCACCGGGCGTACGTGCTGGAGAACGGGCAGGTCGTGGGGGAGGGGACGGGCGCGGCGCTGCTGGCCGACCCGGCCGTGCGCGAGGCGTACCTGGCGCTGTAGCCTCCAGCGCTGGCGGGGAGGGTCGGGGCGAGGCAGGCTCCGACCCTCCCCTGCCCCTTGTGGGGTTTCTGTCGCGCCAGGACGGCACTTCACGCTAGATTGCCGGGTGTGACCCTTCACTGGCGGGACCTGACGTCGGCGCGGCGCACGCGGCTGCCGGCGGTGCGCGGCGCGGTGGCCCGCCCGCGCCTCCTGGACGCGCTGGACGCCCGCGTGCTGCTGGTGACCGCGCCTGCCGGGTACGGGAAGACGACGGCGCTGGCCGAGGCGGCTGCGGCGCGGCCCGGGCCGGTGGCGTGGTTGACGCTGGACAGTGACGACGCCGATCCGCTGGTGCTGGCGGCCAGTCTGTCGCTGGCGGTGCAGGGCCTGCCGGGCGGGGCGCGTCCCGGGGAGGCGCTGGGGGCCGGGGCGTCGCCGCGGCGGGTGGCAGGGCTGGTGGCGGACGTGCTGGACGGCTGCGCGGCGCTGCTGGTGCTGGACGAGGCGCAGGGCCTGTCGGGCACGCCGGGCGCGGACCTGCTGGGGGAGCTCCTCGCGCCGGGCGAGGGTCGCGTGGCGCTGCTGTCGCGCACGGCGCTGGACCTGCCGGAGCTGGCGCGGCTGGAGGTGTCGGGGGACGCGGCGCGCCTGTCGGCGGCGGAACTGGCGTTCACGCCCGCCGAGATCGCCGCGCTGTTCGCGTCGCAGGGCCTGACCCTGTCGGGCGCGGAGGTCCGGGCGGCGCACGCGGCGACCGAGGGCTGGCCGATCGCGGTGCGGTTCCTGACGCAGGCGGCCGCGCAGGGCCGCGTGACGCCGGCGGACCTGGCGGACCTGGAGGGCGGGGACGCGCCGCTGGGGACGCTGTTCACGTACCTCGCGCAGGAGGTGCTGGGACCGCTCGACCCGTCCCTGCGGGGCCTGCTGACGCGCAGCAGCGTGTTCGAGGAGCTGATTCCGGCGCTGCTGGAGGACGCGCTGGACGAGCCGCGCGCGCGCACCCTGCTAGACGCGCTGGCGGGCAGTGGGACGTTCCTGACCCGCGCAGGTGAGGACACGTACCGCGCGCACCCGCTGCTGCGCGCGCACCTGCGGGGGCTGCTCCCGCCGGAGGAGGCGCGGGCGGTCGCGGCGCGCGGCGCGGCGTTCTTCGAGCGCACGGGGCGGCTGCGGCGGGCGCTGGCGGCGCACCTGCTGGCCGGGAACGCGGCGCGCGCGGCGACGCTGCTGGCCGGGCGGGGCGGGGTGTGGCTGGCGCAGGGGCGGGTGACGCTGGTGGACCGCAGCCTGTCGCGCCTGCCGCGCGCGGTGTGGACTCCGGCGCTGCACGCCCTGGCCGGGGACGCCCTGCGGCTGGCGAGCCGCTACGACGAGGCCCGCGCGGAGTACGCGCTGGCAGGCCCGCTGGACCGCGCGCTGGGCGAGGTGCGCCTCGCGCTGGACACCGTGCAGCCCGCGCACGCCTGGGGGCCACTGGACGAGGCGGCGGCGCTGATCGGCGGGGACCGGCAGGGCGAGGTGCGTCGCCTGCGGGCGGAGAACCTGCTGAACGCCGGACAGCTGGCGGAGGCCGTGGCGCTGGAACCCGAGCTGCGCGGCGGGGCGCGCTACGCGCTGAGGTCCGGGGATCTGGACGCGGCGCTGTCGCGGGCGCTGGCCCTGGCGGACGGCGAGACGGGCGGCGCGCGGGCCGCGCAGAATCACCGCGAGGGCCTGCTGCTGGCGAGTTTCCTGCACGCGGCGCGGGGCGAGGTGCATGCGGCCGGGGCCTGCGCGCGGCGGGGCCTGGCCGAGGGTGAGCGGCTGGAGAGTCCGTTCGTGCAGGCACTGGCGCTGGCGCGGCTGGGGCACGCGCAGCAGGCGGCGGGGGACTTCGCGGCGGCCCGTGAGAGCTACGAGGCGGCGCTGCGGCAGGCGCAGCACGTGGCGGGTCGCCTGCAGGTGGAACCCCTGATGGGGCTGGCGGCACTGGCGGGCCGCGCGGGGGACGGCGCGCGCGCGCAGGCCCTGACGGCCGAGGCGCGGGGGCAGACGGGCGGGGACCGCTACATGGAGGGCCTGCTGGTCCTGACGGCCGCGCTGGGGCTGGCGCAGGGTCCGCTCGCCCCTCAGGCACCGGACGGGCTGCGGCAGGCGACGGCGCTGTTCAGCGCGTGCGGGGACGCCTTCGGGCAGGCGGCGGCGGCACTGGCCCTGTTCACGCTGGACGCGGGAGGTGCCGGGGCGGCCGCGCAGGCGGTGACCGCGTACCCGTTCCTGCTGGGCCGCCCGTCCCTGTTCGCGCCGGTCGCGTCCCGCGCGGGCCGCGCGGCGCTGCTGGCCCGCCTGGGCGAGGCTCACCCGGATGCGCGTGGCGCGCTGGCGACGGCGGCCCGCGAACTGGGGTACGCGGCGGTGCCGGACCCGGCGGACACGCCGGGGTTCGAGGTGCAGGTGCAGGTGCTGGGCCGCGTGGCGGTCCTGCGCGAGGACGGCCGGGTGCGCGAGTGGGGCCGCGCGAAGGCCCGCGACCTCCTGGCCCTGCTGGCCGTGCACCCGGCGGGCCTGCCGCGCGAGGCGGCGCAGGAGGCGCTGTTCCCCGACGCCGACCCGGGCGTGGGCGAACGGAACTTCCGCGTGACGCTGCACGCGCTGGGGCAGGTGCTGGAGGAGGCGCGCGCGCGCAGCGGCGTGTTCCTGGAACGCGGGGACTGGTTGCGCCTGCGGCCCGGCGCGGACCTGCACGTCGATCTGGCGGCCGCCTGGGCGCACCTGGGGCAGGCGGCGGGGACGCCGGGCCGCCTGGAGGCCCTGCTGGCGCTCCCGCCCACGCTGGCGGACGTGGATCTGGAGGACGTGGCGCGTGAGGCCGAGCGCTACGCGGCGGCCCTGCCCGAAGCGCTGGCTGCCGAGGCGGAGGTGGCCCTCGCGGTGGCTCGCCCGGACCGGGCGGCGCGGGCGGCCGGGCGCGCCCTGAGCCTCGATCCGGCCCATGAACCGGCGGCGCGGGCGCTGATGCGCGCGCAGCACGCGCTGGGGCGCGGCGCGGCGGCCGGGCGGGTGTACGCGGCCCTTTCGGCGGCGCTGGCGGACCTGGGACTGCGCCCCCTGCCGGAGACGCAGGCGCTGTGGCAGGCGCTGTCGGGCGCGCGGGCCTGAGGCGCACACCGCTGGGCGTAACCGCCGCGTGACGCCTGCGGCCTAGACTCCGCGCATGACGCAGGACACGCAGAAGCAGGGCAGGGCCGCGCTGGTCACGGGCGGCACGAGTGGCATCGGGCTGGCGATCGCGCAGCGCCTCGCGCAGGATGGGCTGCGGGTGGCGGTGCTGGACCTGGACCGCCCGCAGGCGCGCGAGGTGGCGCGGGCGCATGGGCTGGCGTTCATCGGGGCGGACCTGTCGCGCCGCGAGGACTGCCGCCGCGCGGTGGATGAGGCGGTGGCGGCGCTGGGTGGGCTGGACGTGCTGGTGAACAACGCGGGCTTCCAGCACATCGATCCGATCGCGGAGTTCCCGGAGGACACGTGGGACGCGATGCTGCACGTGATGCTCACGGCGCCGTTCCTGCTGAGCAAGTACGCGTGGCCGCACCTGACCCGTTCCGGGCAGGGCCGGATCGTGAACGTGGCGAGCATTCACGGGCACGTGGCCAGCCCCTTCAAGAGTGCGTACATCAGCGCGAAGCACGGCCTGGTCGGCCTGACGCGCACGGCGGCGCTGGAGGCCGGTGAGCAGGGCCTGACCGTGAACGCCATCTGCCCGGGGTACGTGCGCACGCCGCTGGTCGAGGGGCAGATCGCGGATCAGGCCCGCACGCGCGGCCTGACGGTGCAGGAGGTCGAGCAGAAGGTGATGCTGGAACCCGCCGCGATCAAGCGCCTCCTGAACCCGGAGGACATCGCGGCACTCGCCAGTTACGTGGTCAGCCCGGCGGCGTGGGGCATGACGGGCGCGGTGCTGGACCTGGACCTGGGCTGGACCGCCCGGTAACGCCCAGCCTCTACAGCAAGAAGATGGAGGACGGTTCCATCAACCATCCTCCATCGTCTAGCGACCTTCAGCGGGGTTGGCTGCTGAGGACCATCACGTAGGCGGTACCGCGGGAGCCCTGGACGACGGCGGCGCCGACGTGGGTGTAGCGGCGTTCGTTCATCCAGAAGCAGTGCACGGGGGACTGCAGCCACCAGCGGATCGCCTGTTCGGGGTTCTGGCTGCCGCCCATGAAGACGATCTCGGTGACGCTGACGGCGTTCACGCCGGTGCTGGCGGCGCGGACGCGGGGGGTGCTCCCGTTCGCGCCGGTGTGGGTGATGCGGCCCGAGGCGCTCATGTACCCGGCCTGCATGCGCGCGGCGGCGGAGAGGGCCGGGGTGAACGTGAGACCGCCGGCGACGGGTCGGGTGCCGCTGCCGGGGCAGGTGACGCCCTGGGCGCGCACCTGGTTCAGCCGTTTGATCAGCTGCTGCTCGGCGGTGGACTGGGCCGTGGCGGGGAGTCCGAGGGCCACGAGGGCCGCCAGGGCTCCCAGCGTGCGCTGGGCGGTCTGCATGAGCATCGTGAACCGATCTTAACCTGAATGGCAGATGAAGGAGATGGGAAAATCGGCATTCCCTCTCATGTGTCCCCACGGGGTCAACCGCAAAAAGGATGAGGTCCAGGCCTCGTGTGCCTGGACCCCGGAATGAAACGGTGTGGTTAGAGGAGGCCGCTTCGGCGCAGCAGGGCGTCCGCGTCGGGGTCGCGGCCCATGAACTCGCGGTACAGCTCGGCGGGGTCGGCGCTGTTGCCGCGGCTCAGGACGCTGTCCACGAAGGCGCGGCCCGTGTCGCGGTTGAAGATGCCTTCCTGCGCGAAGCGGCTGAACGCGTCGGCGTCGAGCACCTCGGCCCACTTGTAGCTGTAGTACCCGGCGCCGTAGCCGACGGGGCTGCTGAACAGGTGGTTGAACGCGGCGATCATCGCGTAGTGCTCGGGCAGCGGGGTGGGGTTGAAGGTCGCCATCAGGTCGCGGGCGTACGTGACGTGGTCGGCGTCGCCTTCGGGGTCGAACTCGACGTGCAGGCTCAGGTCGGTCAGGCCGAAGGAGTACTGGCGCATGGCGGCGTTCGCGGCGCGGTAGTTGCGCGCGGCGACCATGCGGTCGAACAGGTCCTGGGGGATGGTCTCGCCGGTCTGGTAGTGGCGGGCGAACAGGTCGAGCGCGCCGCGTTCCATGACCCAGTTCTCCATGATCTGGCTGGGGAGTTCCACGAAGTCCCACGGGACGCTGGTGCCGCTCAGGCTGCGGACCTCCACGCGGCTCAGGGCGTGGTGCAGCAGGTGCCCGAACTCGTGGAAGACGGTTTCGACTTCACGGATGGACAGCAGGGCGGGGGTGTCGCCGTCGGGGGGCGTCATGTTGCCGCACATCAGGCCCAGGTGCGGCGCGACGCCGCCTTCGCGGGGGCCGCCGGTGATGAAGGCGTTCATCCACGCGCCGGCGCGTTTGCTGTCGCGGGGGAACCAGTCGGTGTAGAAGCTCGCGACGTGCGTGCCCGCCTCGTCGTGGATGGTGTAGTAGCGCACTTCGGGGTGCCAGCCGGGCGCTTCGCTCTCGGTGACGCTGATGCCGAACACGTGGCGGGTGATCTCGAACAGGCCTGCCAGGACGCCGTCCATGGGGAAGTAGGGGCGCAGGGCTTCCTCGTCGAAGTCGTACTTGACCTGCCGCTGCTTCTCGGCCCAGTACGAGACGTCCCAGGCTTCCAGTTCGGGGGCGTCGGCACCGACCTGCTCGCGGTGGAAGGCGCGCAGGTCGTCGTTCTCGCGTTCGAAGGCGGGACGGGTGCGGGCGTCCAGGTCGCGTTCGAAGGCCAGGGCGCGCGTGCCGCTGCCCGCCATGCGGTCCTGCAGCACGTAGTCGGCGAAGTCCCTGAAGCCCAGGAGCTGGGCCTTCTCGCGGCGGAGCCCAAGGATCTCGCGGATCAGGGGGCGGTTGTCGCGGCCCTCCTGCTGACCCACGCGGCTGTTCGCGAGCCACAGGTCGCGGCGCAGTTCGCGGTCGTCGGCGTACGTCAGGACGGGCACGAGGACCGGGGCGTGCAGGGTCAGGCGGTGCCCGTCCTTGCCCTTGGCTTCGGCGTCGCGGCGGGTGGCGTCCTGCACGCGCTGCGGCACGCCCGCCAGTCGCCCCTCGGGCACGTACATTTCGAAGGCGGCGGTCTCGTCGAGGACGTTCTTGCTGAACTGACTGGTCACCTCGGCCAGGCGGGTGTTCAGGGCCAGCAGGCGCTTCTGCTCCTCGCCCTGCAGGTCGGCACCCTCGCGGCGGAACTCGTCGATGGTGAGTTTCAGGTGCCGGGTGCGCACCGGGTCGAGCGCGGCGGCCTCGGGCGTCTCGGCGAAGGCCTTCAGCGCCGCCCACAGGCCGGGGTGCAGGCTGAGTTTCGTGTAGAACTCGCTGGTCCTGGGCAGGATCGCCATCTTCGCGGCGTGCCATTCGGGGCTGCTGTTCACGCTGTCGAGGTGGTGCACGATGGTGTTCACGGTGTCGAGCTGCTCGGTCAGGGTGTCCAGGTCCGCCATGAAGTTGGCGAAGCCGCGCTCGCCGCTGCGGGCGAGGTCCTCGAGTTTCGCCTGAGTCTGCGCCAGGAGGGTGTCCACGGCGGCCTCGGCGTGCTCGGGGCGGATCTGGTCGAAGGGAATGCGGAACCCGACGTTCAGCAGGGGGTTGCTGACGCCGGTCGCCTCGGGTTGGGTTGCAGTCATCACCCCGGAGTATAGACAGGGCGGCTGAGCGCACCGTAAGCCATTTGACGTGCCCGGCGGTTGCGGGGCGCGTGCTGTAATCGTGCATGGACGCGACCCTCCCCCGCCTGCACGCCATCGTGGACGCCGATCTGGCCGCGCTGCGCACCCTGGCTCACCCGGACAGCCCCGTCAGCGTGGACGACCTGACCCGCCTGAGCGCCACCCGCCGCCCGGGCGAACACCACACCCAGCAGGCCGCCTTCGAACACGGCGAGGCGAGGGGGGCCGTGACGACGGGCGTGCCGCGCATGGACGCGCACGACGGCTGGCTGGACCTGACCCTCACCCTCCACCCGCAGGAGGCCGGGGGGCCACTGGCGGACGAGCTGCTGGACGCCGGGCTGGGCGTGCTGCGCGCAGCGGGCGCGACGACCGCCGTGACCCGCGTCCGCGAGGACTGGTGGGAGCACGACTTCCTGCGGGCGCGCGGCTGGCAGGAGGCGGACCGCATGTGGCTCAGCACCCTCGACCTGCGCAGCCTGGACTTCGCCGCGTTCGCCGCCGACGAGGCCCGCGCCCGCGCGAGCGGCGTGCGGATCGTCCCCCTGAGCGACCTGGGCGGCTGGGACGCGCACCAGCGGGAGCACTACGAGCTGATCCACGCGCTGCTGACCGACGTGCCCAGCGCCCGCCCGGTGCAGGTCTGGCCGTTCGACGTGTGGCTGGAGCGCATGCCCACCCTGCTGCCCGACACGAGCGGCATCATGATCGCCCTCGCCCCGGACGGCACGTGGGTGGGGACCAGTCAGCTGTCGCAACCCATCGCCACGCGCCCCGGCTTCGTCCACAACGGCCTGACCGGCGTCCGCGCCGGATGGCGCGGGCACGGCCTGGGCCTCGCGCTGAAACTCGCCGCCGCCCGCGCCGCCCTGGCACGGGGTTTCACGCACTCCCGCACCGGGAACCACGTCATCAACCGCCCCATGCTCGCCATCAACGAACGCATGGGCTTCGCGCGTGAGGCGGCGACGGTCACGCTCACGCGGGAAGTGGGGAGTGGGCAGTAGGCAGTGGAAAGAGCAGGTGGGCGCGTCGCCGTGACGCGCCCACCTTCGTGTGTCCCCACTCACCACTCCCCACTCACCACTGCCTACTCCCCACTGACCTCGGATTGCGCGCCGCGCAGGTTGGTCAGGAGCATCGCGTCGCCCAGCGAGTAGAAGCGGTAGTCGCCGTTCAGGGCGGCGTCGTACGCGGCGCGGATGCGGTCCTCTCCGGCGAACGCGGCGACGAGCAGCAGCAGGGTGCTGCCCGGCAGGTGCAGGTTCGTGATGAGCAGGTCCGGCACGTTGACGGGACGGCCGGGCGTGATGAAGATCTGCGTGTCGCCCTCGCCGGGCTGCACCTGCGTGCCGTCCCAGGCGCTTTCCAGCGTGCGGACGGTGGTGGTGCCGACGGCGATGACGCGGCGGCCCTCGGCGCGGGCGGCGTTGATGGCCTGCGCCGTGTCGGGGGTGACGTGCCAGCGTTCGGCGTGCATGACGTGGTCGGCGACACTGCCGCTGATGGGCCGGAACGTTCCGGCGCCGACGTGCAGGGTGACGTGCGCGGTCTGAACGCCCATTCCCGCAAGGCGTGCCAGCAGTCCGGGCGTGAAGTGCAGTCCGGCGGTGGGCGCGGCGACACTGCCGGGCTCGCGGGCGTACACGGTCTGGTAGCGTTCGCGCCACGTCTCGTCACTGTCGCCCGCGTCGATGTACGGCGGGAGGGGCAGGCGGCCGATGTCGTCCAGGTGCGGCAGGATGTCGTGGTCGAAGCGCAGCAGCCGCGCGCCGTCCTCCAGCTCCCCGACGACCTGGGCGCGGTGCCCGCCCTCGTGCGCCAGGCCGCCCAGCCACAGTTCGTTCCCGGCGCGGCGGGCGGGTTTCAGGTACGCGCTCCAGACGTGTCGGCCCAGCTCCGGGCGTTCCTCGGCGCGCAGCAGCATGACCTCCACGCTGCCGCCGCCGTGCCCGTGGGCGTCCACGGGTTTGCGGGCCATGACGCGGGCGGGGATGACTTTGCTCTGGTTGAACACCAGCAGGTCGCCCGCTCGCAGGAACTCCGGCAGGTCGCGGAAGACGCGGTGCTGAATCTCGTCGCCCACGATCATCAGGCGCGAGGCGTCGCGGGGTTCCGCGCCGGTCTGCGCGACGCGGTCCTCGGGCAGGTGGAAGTTCAGGCGGTGCAGGACGGCGTCCGCCCCGGCGTGCGGCGTGGCGTCGGTCATCGGGGTTTACTCCTCGGTCTTGGGGGTGGCGGCGCGGGTCTGGCGGGCGGGCATCAGGCCGCCGTCGATGTCGGGCAGGTGCGTGAACCGGTCGGCGGCGTCCACGAGTTTCTGCGCGGTGTGCTCGCGGAACGCGATGACCTCCACGCGCTTGCCCCGCTCCTGCAGGACCTCCACGATGTCGGTGAAGTCCCCGTCGCCGCTGCCGAGCACCACGATGTCGAGGTGGTCCATCAGGCGCACCATGTCGGCCACGATGCCCATGTCCCAGTTGCCCTCGTAGATCGCCTTGCCGCCATCCGTGACGTGGTGCAGCGTGAGGTTCATGCGCCGCACCTTGAAGCCCAGCGTGGACAGCTTGTAGATGAACGGGCGGGCGGTGGCCTCGTTCTCGCGTTCCACGGTGTAGCTGATGGCGTGCACGAGCTCGCGGCCCTCGGTGGCGGTCTTCAGGATCGTCTCGAAGTTCACGGTGCGTTCCATCAGGTCGCGGGCCGAGTGATAGAGGTTCTGCGTATCAATGAACACCCCGACGCGGGGGCGGTGAACGACGTATTGCATGGGAATTCTCCTGTTGTGGTGGAAGCTGGGCGGGAAAAGGGCGGGATGGGAAAGGAACGAAAGGGAAAAGCTGGCCCGGCGGGCGCAGCGCTGGCAGTGTAACACCCGGGGCGCGCGGGGCGCCGGGAGTGGGGTGTGGGCCGTGGGGAGTGGGTGGGCCTGACTCGGGCGGGTGCGTCGGTCAGTGCCCGTTCACATGCACAGCGACCCCGCGCCGTCAGGGGTAGACACGTCCCTGACCTGTCCGGGCGGGGGCGGGTACGCTGGGCGCATGACGAGTGACGTGCAGAGTGAGGCCCTGGCGCAGGCGCGCGCGGCGTACGACGCGGTGAAGGCGAAGGGTCTGAAGCTGAACATGCAGCGCGGCCAGCCCGCCGACGCGGACTTCGACCTGAGTAACGGCCTGCTGACCGTGCTGAATGAAACGGACACGCACATGGACGGCCTGGACCTGCGTAACTACCCCGGTGGCGTGGCGGGCCTGCCGTCCGCGCGGGCGATGTTCGGCGCGTACCTGGACCTGAAACCCGAGAACGTGATCGTGTGGAACAACGCCAGCCTGGAACTCCAGGGGTACGTGCTGACGTTCGCGCTGCTGCACGGTCCGCGTGGCGGGCAGCCCTGGGCGGGGCAGAACCCGAAGATGATCGTCACGACGCCCGGGTACGACCGGCACTTCCTGCTGCTGCAGACGCTGGGCTTCGACCTGCTGACCGTGGACATGCAGCCTGACGGCCCGGACGTCGAGGCCATCGAGCGACTGGCGGCGGACCCGAGCGTGAAGGGCGTGCTGTTCGTCCCCACGTACTCGAACCCCGGCGGGGAGACCATCAGCGCCGAGAAGGCCCGGCGACTGGCGGGCGTGAAGGCGGCCGCGCCGGACTTCACGATCTTCGCGGACGACGCGTACCGCGCCCACCACCTCTCCCCCGACCCGGCGGGGCAGGACACGCCCGTGAACCTCGTGACGCTGTCGCGCGACGCCGGGTACCCGGACCGGACGTTCGTGTTCGCCAGCACCAGCAAGATCACCTTCGCAGGCGCCGGGCTGGGCTTCGTGGGCAGCAGCGAGGACAACATCCGGTGGCTGTCGACGTTCCTGAACGCGCAGAGCATCGGCCCGAACAAGGTCGAGCAGGCCCGACACGTGAAGTTCCTCCAGGCGTACCCCGGCGGGCTGGAGGGCCTGATGAACGATCACGCGGCGCTGATCGCCCCGAAATTCCGCGCGGTGGACGAGGTGCTGCGCGCGGAACTGGGGACGGGCGGCGAGTTCGCCACCTGGGGCAGTCCGCGCGGCGGGTACTTCATCAGCCTGGACACGACCGCGCCCGTCGCGTCGCGCGTGGTGCAACTGGCGGACGAGGCAGGCGTGAGCCTCACCCCGGCGGGCGCCACGTACCCCGGCGGGCGGGACCCGCATGACCGCAACATCCGCCTCGCGCCGACCCGCCCCCCGGTCGAGGAAGTCTACGAGGCGATGCGCGCCGTCGCGACCTGCGTGCGCCTCGCGACCGAGGAGTACCGCGCGCAGCAGAGCTGACGCCCCCGCCCGTCAGGGCGTCACCTGCTGACGCCTCTGACCGGCCGATCAGCTTGACTTCATGAGGCCGCCCCCCGACCATGGGGGTAATGCCGAACCGTTACGCTGGTTCACCCGACGACCGCGCCGCGCTGGACGCCTACGTGAAGTTATGGCGCGCCGCGCACGCGGTCGAGGTGAACGCCAACCGTCATCTTTCCGACCACAACCTCACCATCAGCCAGTTCGGCGTGCTTGAAGCCCTGTACCACCTGGGTGCCCTCAGTCAGCGGCAGCTGGCGGACAAGATCC
This region of Deinococcus sp. JMULE3 genomic DNA includes:
- the queA gene encoding tRNA preQ1(34) S-adenosylmethionine ribosyltransferase-isomerase QueA; its protein translation is MTDATPHAGADAVLHRLNFHLPEDRVAQTGAEPRDASRLMIVGDEIQHRVFRDLPEFLRAGDLLVFNQSKVIPARVMARKPVDAHGHGGGSVEVMLLRAEERPELGRHVWSAYLKPARRAGNELWLGGLAHEGGHRAQVVGELEDGARLLRFDHDILPHLDDIGRLPLPPYIDAGDSDETWRERYQTVYAREPGSVAAPTAGLHFTPGLLARLAGMGVQTAHVTLHVGAGTFRPISGSVADHVMHAERWHVTPDTAQAINAARAEGRRVIAVGTTTVRTLESAWDGTQVQPGEGDTQIFITPGRPVNVPDLLITNLHLPGSTLLLLVAAFAGEDRIRAAYDAALNGDYRFYSLGDAMLLTNLRGAQSEVSGE
- a CDS encoding NYN domain-containing protein; this encodes MQYVVHRPRVGVFIDTQNLYHSARDLMERTVNFETILKTATEGRELVHAISYTVERENEATARPFIYKLSTLGFKVRRMNLTLHHVTDGGKAIYEGNWDMGIVADMVRLMDHLDIVVLGSGDGDFTDIVEVLQERGKRVEVIAFREHTAQKLVDAADRFTHLPDIDGGLMPARQTRAATPKTEE
- a CDS encoding aminotransferase class I/II-fold pyridoxal phosphate-dependent enzyme, encoding MTSDVQSEALAQARAAYDAVKAKGLKLNMQRGQPADADFDLSNGLLTVLNETDTHMDGLDLRNYPGGVAGLPSARAMFGAYLDLKPENVIVWNNASLELQGYVLTFALLHGPRGGQPWAGQNPKMIVTTPGYDRHFLLLQTLGFDLLTVDMQPDGPDVEAIERLAADPSVKGVLFVPTYSNPGGETISAEKARRLAGVKAAAPDFTIFADDAYRAHHLSPDPAGQDTPVNLVTLSRDAGYPDRTFVFASTSKITFAGAGLGFVGSSEDNIRWLSTFLNAQSIGPNKVEQARHVKFLQAYPGGLEGLMNDHAALIAPKFRAVDEVLRAELGTGGEFATWGSPRGGYFISLDTTAPVASRVVQLADEAGVSLTPAGATYPGGRDPHDRNIRLAPTRPPVEEVYEAMRAVATCVRLATEEYRAQQS